In Bacillota bacterium, the sequence AGAATTAAGCCTTTTTAGAACTTGGACAAGCTGTTCCATTTTATCCATCATTAAGTCCTCCCCTATCAGACAGCTTACTTAGTGCTGCCGGGTCACTAGACTATCCAGATCGTATACAAGAACCTTCCTGTTCCCTATGAGCCGAAGGATTCCCTCTGCCTGCATTTGGTTAAGCTTCCGGCTGATGGTTTCTCGGGTTACACCAATGTAGTTGGCCAGGTCCTCCCGACTTAGGGGCAAGGATATCAGTGTCCCGCTGTCGGTCTGTTCCCCGTACTGCTGGGCAAACTCCCAGAGCACGGCAATCACCCGTTGTGTGGCTTCACCTAGGCCCAGCTGCTGGATCATCCCTTCCAGGCGCTCCAGTCGGCGGCATAACTCGGAAGTGATATCGAAGATAATGTCAGGATATTCTCGCATCAGCCGGTGAAAGGCCTCCCGGCTGATGAAGCATGTCTTGGTGTCCACCAGAGCTTCCGCGGAGTAGGTCAACCT encodes:
- a CDS encoding Crp/Fnr family transcriptional regulator, which produces MTKATISCQDCTHSLCVGRVPIFSSLGQEALDQIAALVTQRDFAKGELIVPEGRDLGGLIIINSGRVKTFRYTSDGRERILQILTDGDFVGEKNLLTRQRLTYSAEALVDTKTCFISREAFHRLMREYPDIIFDITSELCRRLERLEGMIQQLGLGEATQRVIAVLWEFAQQYGEQTDSGTLISLPLSREDLANYIGVTRETISRKLNQMQAEGILRLIGNRKVLVYDLDSLVTRQH